The stretch of DNA TAATGCCATCAGCACAAGGTACACCAAAGTCTCGACAGAGAATTAACAAAAAACTCACCAACCGAGAACCCATATCTCGGTGAGCAAGGGTTTCAATCATCATCTCTGTCTGGAGAATCCGCGAAGATAGCCCCCGTAGCATCAACATTGATAATTCTGGATTTTCCTTGAGTGCTTGCTCTACTTGTTCAATTGGTGCAGAAAGTAATTCTACCGCCGTGAAGGCAACTGCATGGTAGAATCTATCCGACTTATTACCCGTTAGCAATGACAACACGCCAAAAACACTATTTTCCCGCAGCAATGCTACCGTTATTTCTTCTCCTGCCTCATATACCCTGGAAAGTTTCACAGCACCCTTGAGAAGAAAATAAACTCGTTCGGCGGGATCGCCGGGAAAAAAGATCGTTTTGTTGCGTTCAAACGTCTCCACAACCGGTGGAAAGGCTCCAGTTGCCATCTGACGAAAAACATTTGCTAGGGCTTTATCTTGTGTCACGATCATCTCCCTTCCCCTACCCAATGCCGGAAAAACAAAAACTGATTACCTAAGAATACACCTGAAAAATCAAGAAAGCACCGTCAACCTTTCTGTTTTTTCCTATACTTAAATTTATCACTTCATATTCATTTGTTTATCATGATACCTAATTGTTGTTATTTTTAGCTAAAAATTGTTGATCAGTAGTTTAACAAACTCAACTTAAGAGGTTTTTTGGCAGAAAAATTTTCCATATCTTTATAACTTCTTAAACAATCTGCAGAAATTTTGTCGCTCTCAACACCCTACTGAATTAAATTTTTTGAAAATCCCATCCCCAACTAGGTCAAAATATACTCAGCTTCTAGTATTGTAAATATGCTCCTAATGATTGATCACATTGACCTATTTCTATGCTGAATCTGTCCGGAAAAAACGCCCTAGTCACAGGTATTGCCAATAACCGCTCCATTGCTTGGGGTATTGCTCAACAACTACACCAAGCAGGTGCTAACCTGGGCATTACCTATTTGCCAGATGAAAAAGGCAAATTCGAGAAAAAAGTTGCAGAATTGGTGGAACCCCTCAAGCCCAGCCTATTCCTTCCCTGTAACGTTGAGAATGAGGAGCAAATTCAATCTACTTTTGAAACAGTGCGCCAGCAATGGGGTAAATTAGACATCCTTATTCACTGTCTGGCTTTTGCAAACAGAGATGATTTAACCGGAGATTTTAGTCAAACCTCCCGTTCTGGTTTCAATAAAGCTTTGGAAGTTAGTACCTATTCACTGGTACAGTTAAGCGGTGCTGCTAAACCTTTGATGACAGAAGGCGGTAGTATTATTACTCTCTCCTATTTGGGTGCAGTCCGAGCTATCCCTAACTATAACATCATGGGTGTAGCCAAAGCTGGATTAGAAGCCAGTGTTCGTTACTTAGCAGCAGAACTAGGACCCCAAAATATTCGCGTTAATGGTATTTCCGCAGGCCCTATCCGCACTTTGGCATCCTCAGCAGTAGGCGGCATTTTGGATATGATTCATCATGTGGAAAAAGTCGCACCCCTGCGTCGCACTGTCACTCAACTAGAAGTAGGCAATACAGCAGCTTTCTTGTGTAGTGATTTGTCTAGTGGCATCACTGGGCAAATCCTGTATGTAGATGCAGGATATGAAATCATGGGAATGTAATGGGGATTGGGGATTGGGGACTGGAGACTGGGAAAAATTAATCAACTCTTGCCTCTTGCCTTTTGCATGAGTGCCTTCTTTCAATGACTTACGACTCATGACTAACAACCGCATTGCTACAGTTAAGCGCACCACCGGGGAAACTGATGTACAAGTAACCATCAACCTCGATGGTACAGGCATCTGCAAAGCTGCCACAGGGATTCCCTTTTTAGATCATATGCTGCATCAAATCGCCTCTCATGGGCTGTTTGATTTGGATATTCAAGCCAAAGGTGACTGGGAAATTGATGATCACCACACTAATGAAGATGTGGGTATTACCTTGGGTCAAGCTTTACATCAAGCATTAGGTAATAAAAAAGGCATTGTCCGCTTTGGTAATTTCCTTGCGCCTCTGGATGAAGCTCTGATTCAGGTGGCTTTGGACTTTTCTGGACGACCTCATCTTAGTTATGGTTTAGACATTCCTACTCAACGGGTGGGAACTTATGACACCCAACTGGTACGAGAATTTTTTGTGGCGTTGGTGAATCATAGTCAAATGACCTTGCATATTCGCCAATTTGATGGTGTTAATTCTCATCACATTATTGAAGCAACTTTTAAAGCCTTTGCTAGAGCTATGCGGATGGCAGTAGAAATCGATCCTCGTCGTGCTGAAACTATTCCCAGTTCCAAAGGTGTGTTATAAGTTACTATTGGTAGCGCCAGAAAGCTACTCGCTTGGCGATAATTGACACATTAAGATAGTGGTGTTTATTATCGTGATACCGTAAAACTTGTAATCAGTCACACCCAATCGGTAATTGGTAATTTAACCACAATGAATTCTGTTGCAGAAACTCCTGAACCTCAACTGAATCCTGTAGATCAACCACCAGTAGTCCTAACTTCTGAGTTGCGAAAAGTCTATCGCACTGGTTTTTGGCTGAATCAAAAAGTTGTATCTCTCAAAAACTGTTCTCTACAAGTTTACCCAGGACAAACCTTTGGTTTGCTAGGTCCCAATGGTGCTGGCAAAACTACACTGTTAAAACTGTTACTAGGAATTATTCGACCTTCTGCCGGTAGGGGTTTATTATTAGGTAAGCCACTGGGCGATCGCTCTGTGAAGCAACGTATTGGCTACTTACCAGAAAATCCTTATTTATACGACTATCTCACCGGCTGGGAATTTTTGGAATTAGCTGCTGGGTTATTCCAAATTCCCCACAAGATACAGCGTCAACGCATTCCCCAACTTTTAGAATTAGTCGGTTTATCTCAAACTGATGCTCGCAAAAAGCTAATGCGTCGTTATTCTAAAGGAATGCTTCAGCGTGTTGGCATGGCTCAAGCATTAATTAATGATCCAGATTTAGTATTTTTAGATGAACCAATGTCTGGACTTGATCCCTTGGGACGTTACCAAATGCGAGAAATTATTCTCTCACTCAAAGCAGCTGGGAAGACGATATTTTTCAACAGTCATGTTTTGAGTGAAGTAGAACAAATTTGCGATCGCATTGCCATTCTGGCAAAAGGAGAATTAATTTGTGCTGGTTCTCTCAATGAACTGTTAGGCACAGAAAACACATATCATGTTAAAGGTCAAGGTGGCGATGGGGAAGTTCTGAAAAAAAGAATACCTGATCTACAATTTGAACCTGATGGCACTTGGCACGGTATTCTACAAGAAGATTACTATGATTTTCTTGCCAGTCTACGATTAATGGGAGGAAAAATCATCACCATTAACTTATCTCGTCAATCTCTAGAGGAGTTCTTTATCCAACAAATACAAAAACAAAATTCTTCACCTAACTAGTTTAGGCAATTTCTCTAGTGACCAAACCTGAGTTAGTCTTGATTACGGATGTTGTGTGCAGTTTGTTGTTACCTGAATAATATGGGCAGAATGTATAATTAATTTTAAAGTAATAAAAAAGCATAAGTGTAAATTATATTTCTTGTGATACAGCTATATTGATAGTTTTTCTATTTAGAGAAAATTGATATGAGCTACTGTGTCTGAGTTAAGAGTTAATTACCAAAATAATTTCCCAACATAATGTTGCTACCTATAAATTTAAACAGTTACGGTTTAGATAAATCTATTCTTAAAATATTGGAACTATAAATATAAATTCTGATTCTTAACTATTGACTAATTTCATAAAACTTGCTCTAATCGTTAACAATTAATTTATCTAACTGAGTTAAGCTTTAAATTAACTTCACTAAAAACTCAGAATCGCTATTCAGGTTATATCCGGAAAAACAGAGTTTATCGGGAAAATAAGAGTGTCAGGGAACTTCAATAATTAAGTATAGTCAACGTTAAAATGTTTAGAACTTTACAGATGCTAGTCTCAGATTCTCAGGTAAATATGCTTAATATACATTTGTGGAAAATTTTAACTCATTCAACTACGGCTGTAGTTTTGTTAACGACTGTCACCAATGCTTTACCATCTGTCAGCCTAGCGCAGCAACAACCAGTATCACAAAGGTCAACCATATCCACAGATTATTTATTAGGAGGCGGTGATCGGATTCGCGTCAATGTATTTGAAGTACCCGAATACACCGGCGAATACCAAGTTCCCCCTGGTGGTGCGATTAACCTACCTTTAATTGGTAGTATATCCGTTCTCGGATTAACCACGGAACAGGCATCTGACGAAATAGCTAGAAGATATGCTCGCTTTCTGAAACGTCCCCTGATTTCTGTCAATTTGTTATCACCTCGTCCCATCAACGTTTTTGTAGCTGGGGAGGTAACACGACCAGGGTCTTACACTCTCAACTTACAAGGAAGCGGAGGCGATAATCCTGGTTTACAATACCCAACTGTATTAGCAGCACTAACTACAGCCCAGGGGGTAACACTAGCAGCAGACGTAACTAAAGTACAATTACGCCGTAAGGTCGGACGTTCTGGTGAACAGGTTATCAGTCTTAACTTAAAAGAAATCACCCAAACAGGCAGAATACCCCAAGATATTACCTTAAGGGATGGAGACACTATTGTTGTACCCACCGGCACAGATTTCAACGTTGCCGAAGCCCGCAATTTATTTGCAGCTAACTATGCTGCTAGTCAAACTGCACCTCGTACCGTGGCAATTACAGGTCAAGTTTACCGTCCTGGGTCCTATCTGGTGTCAGCAGGAGGTACTAGCGCAGCTGGAAATGATGCTGGAGCTGGAGCGCCAGGAGCTGGCTTACCAACTGTAATGCGGGCAATTCAATTAGCTGGGGGAATTACATCACAAGCGGATGTTCGGAATATTAAAATCCGCCGTCCTACAAGAATTGGCTCAGAACAAAGTTTAAATATTAATCTCTGGGAATTATTGCAGACTGGGGATCTCAATCAAGATGTAGTCTTGCAAGATGGAGATACAATAGTTGTTCCCCTAGCAACCGAGATTAACACAGCAGAAGTAACTCAATTAGCTACCACTACTTTGTCGCCGGCAAAAATTCAAGTAGGGGTAGTAGGAGAAGTGAAAAAACCTGGATTAACAGATTTACAGCCCAATAGTTCTTTAAATCAGGCTTTACTGGCTGCTGGTGGCTTTAATGATGCTAGAGCTAGTAGTGCTGCTGTCGATTTGATTCGTCTTAATCCTAATGGTAGTGTTACTAAACGTGTAGTAAAAATAGATTTCTCAAAAGGGATTAACGAGGAAACCAATCCTATATTACGCAATAATGATGTTGTGGTAGTAAACCGTTCGGG from Anabaena sphaerica FACHB-251 encodes:
- the hisB gene encoding imidazoleglycerol-phosphate dehydratase HisB; protein product: MTNNRIATVKRTTGETDVQVTINLDGTGICKAATGIPFLDHMLHQIASHGLFDLDIQAKGDWEIDDHHTNEDVGITLGQALHQALGNKKGIVRFGNFLAPLDEALIQVALDFSGRPHLSYGLDIPTQRVGTYDTQLVREFFVALVNHSQMTLHIRQFDGVNSHHIIEATFKAFARAMRMAVEIDPRRAETIPSSKGVL
- the ntcA gene encoding global nitrogen regulator NtcA, with amino-acid sequence MIVTQDKALANVFRQMATGAFPPVVETFERNKTIFFPGDPAERVYFLLKGAVKLSRVYEAGEEITVALLRENSVFGVLSLLTGNKSDRFYHAVAFTAVELLSAPIEQVEQALKENPELSMLMLRGLSSRILQTEMMIETLAHRDMGSRLVSFLLILCRDFGVPCADGITIDLKLSHQAIAEAIGSTRVTVTRLLGDLREKKMISIHKKKITVHKPVTLSKQFT
- a CDS encoding ABC transporter ATP-binding protein produces the protein MNSVAETPEPQLNPVDQPPVVLTSELRKVYRTGFWLNQKVVSLKNCSLQVYPGQTFGLLGPNGAGKTTLLKLLLGIIRPSAGRGLLLGKPLGDRSVKQRIGYLPENPYLYDYLTGWEFLELAAGLFQIPHKIQRQRIPQLLELVGLSQTDARKKLMRRYSKGMLQRVGMAQALINDPDLVFLDEPMSGLDPLGRYQMREIILSLKAAGKTIFFNSHVLSEVEQICDRIAILAKGELICAGSLNELLGTENTYHVKGQGGDGEVLKKRIPDLQFEPDGTWHGILQEDYYDFLASLRLMGGKIITINLSRQSLEEFFIQQIQKQNSSPN
- the fabI gene encoding enoyl-ACP reductase FabI, coding for MLNLSGKNALVTGIANNRSIAWGIAQQLHQAGANLGITYLPDEKGKFEKKVAELVEPLKPSLFLPCNVENEEQIQSTFETVRQQWGKLDILIHCLAFANRDDLTGDFSQTSRSGFNKALEVSTYSLVQLSGAAKPLMTEGGSIITLSYLGAVRAIPNYNIMGVAKAGLEASVRYLAAELGPQNIRVNGISAGPIRTLASSAVGGILDMIHHVEKVAPLRRTVTQLEVGNTAAFLCSDLSSGITGQILYVDAGYEIMGM
- a CDS encoding polysaccharide biosynthesis/export family protein; protein product: MLNIHLWKILTHSTTAVVLLTTVTNALPSVSLAQQQPVSQRSTISTDYLLGGGDRIRVNVFEVPEYTGEYQVPPGGAINLPLIGSISVLGLTTEQASDEIARRYARFLKRPLISVNLLSPRPINVFVAGEVTRPGSYTLNLQGSGGDNPGLQYPTVLAALTTAQGVTLAADVTKVQLRRKVGRSGEQVISLNLKEITQTGRIPQDITLRDGDTIVVPTGTDFNVAEARNLFAANYAASQTAPRTVAITGQVYRPGSYLVSAGGTSAAGNDAGAGAPGAGLPTVMRAIQLAGGITSQADVRNIKIRRPTRIGSEQSLNINLWELLQTGDLNQDVVLQDGDTIVVPLATEINTAEVTQLATTTLSPAKIQVGVVGEVKKPGLTDLQPNSSLNQALLAAGGFNDARASSAAVDLIRLNPNGSVTKRVVKIDFSKGINEETNPILRNNDVVVVNRSGVAKTSDTVGTVAGPLGIILNILRFVGF